The DNA region TGCATCGAATGAAGATTCTCTCAGTGATCTAAGCTCGGGATTGAAGATTGATTTAAAAAACAATCCAACAAATTTCAAATAAAAATCAACTGATAACTTTGTATCCCACAAGCCGATATGAGTCGAGATAAATTCTGCAACGAATGTCGCAATGAGCCCCGCGATAAAAATGAGACTCATCGACTTGAACATCATTTGGTATTGGTTGTTTGTATTCTCAAACCAAACATACCAGCCTAGTTTTGTTTTATGTATGTTTTGATTTTCAGCCATAGACTACCCTTTAATATGCGCTGCGATTTTTTGAAGTGCAGCACTCACGTTTGCACGAAATGAATCATGCGGCTCAAGCGAATTAGCGATGATCTCTTTCGCCTCATCAAGTTTTTGCGTAGAGATTTTTTGTTGCGCATTCAACACCGCAAGCATTCGTTCTTCTACATGATCAAGTTTCTCAGTGAACGCATTCGCAATCTCTGCGCGAATTGCTTTTTGATTTTTCAAAAGCATTTCGTCGATCTGCAAGACACGATCGTTTTCGAGTTTGCAGGCGACCGCTTCTTGCAGAAATTCATACACTGACTTACCCGATGTCTCTATCCGAGCGATCGTGGCTTCATCGAGACGAGTCTCAACTTTTCGCATTTATAAGCTCCTTGTTTTTTGACAGGAAAAGCAAAAATTGCATTTTCTCTACATATATTCAAAATTTCACCCGTGTCGGGTAATTTTGCATATAGTGTCGGGTATTGAAAAAACGGGATTATTTGGCTAAGATACCCGACGGATATACAGGGCATTTTGTTTCAAAGACCGCACGGATTGGGCGTGAGGTCTATATCTATAAAGCGCTTCCCCCTCTAGGGGGAGAATTTCAGCCTAGGGGCTGAAATGAGGGGGCAGAAATTAGCACTGAAATAATCAGCAAGGAGATTATCCGAAGCGCAATTATCAGAGATAATTTCCATGGATAGCTACAAATTTGCAACACCTTTGCAACGTTAAAAACATAGAATTAATTAAATCATTATCAGTTAAAGGTTTGAACATGTCGATGAAAAAAGTAATGAGTTATCTACTTTGTATTGCAATTACATCATCAAGCGTCCTTGCAAATCAAGATGCAGATACATGTAAATCACTAAAAGGTGATTGGGTATGGAATGGAACGTTAAATCAATGGCAATGCGAAGATCTTTCAGACGCGGATAAAGATACATATGCGAAATATATAATTGAAAAAGGCACATCCGAAGGTAATATCACAGCTGTACATGCACAACCGCATAATAATGAAACAAGCGGTATATCGGCGAAAGATGTTTTGGTCGCTGCGGCAACCCCAGTTGTTATAGCCGGTGCGATTGTCGCAGCTGTAGTAGTATCGCCTATTTGGATCATCAAAAAAATTACAGGGAATGACTAATTTTAAATCACTTCGGCAAAAATGGTGCGACGTTAAGCTGTTGCTTCTGTGAGCGACTCATGCCGGAAGATCCTGTCTGAGTCAGGGAAGCATCTCGTGAAGATGACTGCGAAGATTCGCGTGCAACTTCACGACCATCGGTGTCGGTTTCGGAAAGCGAAACACGGAATGACGAAGCAACTCCATATAAAGCACCTGCACCGGCAATTGCGGTTCCCGCATTCTTTACAGAATTATCAACAAATGAAAAAGTGAGTGTGCCACATTGCACCGAATCTCTACCCATGTTTGGCACAAAACGACACGGTTGTTTTAATGATTCGTGTGCCTGCACCAACTGCATTCGAATTGACGGATCGGTGATATCATCCACCTGTGAGAACTCGGCCAAAGAGGCTTTGGCGATTTGACGTGCGCTGAACGCGTGGGTCCCCAATTTACCTTGAAGATTTAAACTGGCTTGTGCCATTCGAGCAGATTCATTGACGATGCAAGCGATATATTTTTTCAGATCGCCTTCGCGAGCTCCGGCGATCTGTGAGACACGCATCGCGTTAGCCGATGCATTATCGATGTATGCTTTTCTGTTCAGATCAATGATCCCTTCGTCGTTATCAATGACAGCCGTCAAACCAAAATCAGCAGCAACGGCAATCGATTGAACACATTGATTTGCTTTGAGCTTATAAATCGGCATTGGATCAAATACAATATCGGCTGCGTAACTTTTTGAATCGGCGTTGGTGTCAAAATTGCGGTTGCTTGTTTTTTTCTCACTCCCCTTTTTGACACTCATCGATTTGTCTTTTTTTATCGACTGATCTCTTGACGTATCATACGATATATCCAGTGCGAAAGCTGCGTTCGCCATAATAGCGAACGCAGCTCCTATTGCAATTCGTCTTTTCATTTTTTATCTCCATAACCAATTTGTTTGACATACTCTTTGAAGCGATCAGCAGCCTCTAATCCTCTGCCTCGCCACTGAATATTAATATCAGGCGAGATAGTTCGTACGAGGGAATAAACAAAATCCTCGCTGACCACTACACCGTTTACTGTAATTCTTCCTTCCGTCCCAAAAATAATGTTTGCACCACTACCCCCTCCGCGATCGAACGATTCGCTTCTTTTTTTCGACTCGACCAAAGCTGCTTCAAGTTCGCGAACTCGACCTTGAAGATCATTAATTCTCTGAGTGTCTTCTACTTCAACGGTCTTGGTCACAACTTTTGTTTCAACCTTTGAAGCAGTTGGTGTAGCAATTATTTTTTCTACAACCTTTGGCTTTGAAGTATTTTTGAGAAGAACAATTTGACCTTTCAATGCCTCAATTGTCGCATTGAGCTTTTGGATCTCATCTTTACCGGGACCGTCAAAACGAGCGGCCACAACTAAAATGACAAACAGAACAAGCAGAACATCGACAAATGGTGCAATATTAATAGGATTAGATCTGATCTTCGGAGCCATCAAGCACCTCTTCATTTTCGACTAATTTATCTTTGCAGATCAGCCCCACTTTCGTTTGAGCAGCATGACCGTGTACTACATCCCATTTCATCCGAACTACATCAATTTCGTTTTGTAGCGCGTTAAAAAAGAAAGTTCCGATGATCGCAACGACTAGCGAGGCGGCTGTTGAGATAAGTGGCAGCGATAGCGCAGCAATAAGCCCGGATTGATTCGCCGAACCGATCTGAGAAAGAGTGACCATCACCCCAAGCACTGTGCCAAGCAAACCAATATACACTGCGTTTGAACTAATTGAATAGATCAGCGTCATTTTTCGATTGAGCTCGATTTCCAGTTCAGTCTTATTGCCAAACTTCATGAGCTGACCGACGATGAATCTGAAATTCGAAAATCTGTCGATCGAAAGATAAATGATTGCACCGAGTGACGCCAGAAGAATCGTCATTACGCCGTACTCAATGAGAGCTTTGATTTCGTTAGGATTTGCCATTTATTTTGTCCTTTTGAATTGTATGTCCGAATCGTTCTTTCGAACGAAAAACTTTTTTCTACATGTATATTCAAAAATTCAAAGAATCCCTTCCCTTTTTAACATTTCCAAAAATTTCTCTTTGCGTTTCATACCATCAAATGCACGATTTGTATGTTGAATATCGCGACCCAATCCCCCAAGCATGATATCCCTAATGATGACCGTTGTTTCCACTGCCTCCGCCGGAATCTTTACATATACAAACGCTGTCAACATGTCATTCGCACCGAGCTTATCCATGTTATCTCCGCAATTGTCAAACATGAGACCAGACTGTGGTCGCAACGCGATTGTAGAAGTACTATTCTCTATAAAATGAAAACCATCGGACGCTGCATATGCCCTCAAAAATGCATTGCGGCGAATAACCTCTGCTTTGATTTGTACGTCAGTCATTTTTTTATCGATCAGGTCAACTCCGCTGAGGAATAGGTATGTATCAACATATGAATTGCGAATCCCTTCTTCCCTGCGTTCACGTTCATAACTTGTAAAAAAGAAATGTCCGTACTCTCTATTTTTGGATAACAAAATCTTGTTGATATAAGCAAGAGCTTTTGCCCTCGCCTCTTTTTCTTTGAGTGATTTTTGATATCCTTTTATTTTATTTTTCATGATACCGACGATCATTTGATCTACCTGTTCTAGCGGCATTGGCGCAGTCTGAAGTTGTTGTTGGAATAGTACATTGGCTACGCCTTTAGTACGATGCAGTTCTGTCACATAAACGTAGCTATACAAATCAAATACCATCCGCTGCCAATCCTTAGACACGGGCCATTTACCCGGTTGCAGCTGATCAAGTGGTATCTCTTGACATAAATCTTGATCCTTCATTGAGGAATGATTATATTGTGCATTTGGATTTTTTTGAGCAATAATCGAATCAATCAAATTATTGAGTTGAGTATCTGCCATCAAACCGGTAGAAAGGATTGCCGCTGCGATTGTTGTTGAGATAATCTTTTTCATGTGCGTCCTTTTTTTGTCAAATTGGCGGCATACGGCTGTAGGGAATTGTGCCTATCGGTGCATCATATTCGCTTGCTTTTTTAACAACGTGAGGATTACCATTTTTCATGTAAATAGCCGATCTACCTAAAAACTGTGGCAGAACACTGGCCTCAGCCGCTTCATCTATCATCAATACCACGTTTTCCGCACCATCTCTTCCTCTACAGCGCCCTGCAAATTGAGAAACAATCTGAGCCCTTGATCCAAGTGGAGCAAGGAGATAGTTTATATCTTGATCGGCTGTCGCAGATGAACCTATCTTTTTCGCAAGGCTAATAACAAACGATGTCCAGTTGACATTCATTGAACTTGTTCCGGCTTCAGTTCCAACGTTGACAGGAATTGATTGAAGCATCCCATACACAGACTCCAATCGCTGAATATTTGGTTTCAGAGTACCATTAAAAAACATTGCGGCAGTCAATGCAGACCCTCCGGCATTCGCTGCCAACGAAGTGTCAGACGAAACAAACGATGTCATGACAGTTCCACATCCTCCGGCATAAGCCGAAGAAGCAAGACCAAGACTGATTGCCAAAACAGCTATTCCGCGCATCATCGGACAATCTGCTTAAAGAAGTTTTTAACATTCTGTACCATACCCCGCTCATAATCACGGAATGTGTCTGGCGCATATTGTTTTAGTGTGGACAACAGACATTTATCGTCATCTGGAAATAGAATTGCCGGACGATTTATTTCATTAGGATATTGCTGTTTAAATTTGCGGTATGGCGAATCAAACTGTGCTACATCTTTGACATCTCCAGATGGGATCAATTTTGCTTTTTGAAATTCAGCGACTTTTTTGAGGTATTCGAAGCCGTCCGGAATAATTCTTCCATCATATTTAACATATGTAACATCCTCTCGCACGAGGGGATCCATAGTTGTGATCCCACCCATTTTTTGAACCAACGTCGCTTTTAAAAGGTATGGCTTCTGCGCATCGAGTACACCATAACATTCTCCGAGTGGATGATCTGTCCCAGATGTATTTGTGTGAGACTTATTGAACGCCACAACCGCATCTTCAATCTCTGCATCTGACATCTTTGCAAGAGATTCAAGACGGTCGATAATCTTCATCTCAACATTAAATTTCCGAGCCGCTTGAAAAATAGTAAG from Sulfuricurvum kujiense DSM 16994 includes:
- a CDS encoding MotA/TolQ/ExbB proton channel family protein, with the translated sequence MANPNEIKALIEYGVMTILLASLGAIIYLSIDRFSNFRFIVGQLMKFGNKTELEIELNRKMTLIYSISSNAVYIGLLGTVLGVMVTLSQIGSANQSGLIAALSLPLISTAASLVVAIIGTFFFNALQNEIDVVRMKWDVVHGHAAQTKVGLICKDKLVENEEVLDGSEDQI